In Corythoichthys intestinalis isolate RoL2023-P3 chromosome 4, ASM3026506v1, whole genome shotgun sequence, a genomic segment contains:
- the LOC130915291 gene encoding probable H/ACA ribonucleoprotein complex subunit 1-like protein yields the protein MQVVICHQVFVLALKADSTCSTHTIPIAEPDKISKDVPKRLLFPTKSGMPRFDRCIDDILDLFDEYANDESECLSRDEFKQLATSILESKEYCGKLESVDLDELFDKLDTNNDGELNYEEYVRCLGELIVCFRKKNGRRGNKGGCKGGPDMPPICECINDITDFFETHSTDGSDCLNKEQFKTLATSEINSSYFSGKLEPSKVDELFDKLDTNSDGELTFREYIKCIGEIMKCMRKKTGRRFGRGGRGGRGGRGGRGGRGGRGGRDCRGSDSDGDEGGKGKGGKGGKGGRGSDD from the exons ATGCAAGTGGTAATTTGTCATCAGGTTTTTGTGTTGGCTTTAAAAGCAGATTCCACATGTTCCACACACACCATCCCCATTGCTGAACCAGACAAGATCTCAAAAGACGTACC GAAAAGGCTTCTTTTCCCTACCAAATCAGGCATGCCTCGTTTCGATAGATGCATTGACGATATCCTCGATTTATTCGATGAGTACGCCAATGACGAAAGTGAATGTTTGAGCAGAGATGAGTTTAAGCAACTGGCAACCAGCATATTGGAATCCAAAGAATATTGT GGAAAACTCGAGTCGGTTGATCTCGATGAATTGTTTGACAAGCTAGATACAAACAATGATGGAGAGCTTAACTACGAAGAGTATGTCAGATGCCTAGGAGAATTGATTGTATGTTTCCGCAAGAAGAATGGCAGAAGGGGTAATAAGGGTGGCTGCAAAGGTGGCCCAGACATGCCTCCCATTTGCGAATGCATTAATGATATCACCGACTTCTTCGAGACGCACTCGACTGATGGCAGTGATTGTTTGAACAAGGAGCAGTTTAAGACACTAGCAACCAGCGAAATTAATTCCtcctatttttct GGGAAACTCGAGCCAAGTAAAGTCGACGAGCTGTTTGACAAGTTGGATACAAACAGTGATGGCGAGCTTACCTTCAGAGAGTATATCAAATGCATTGGAGAAATTATGAAATGCATGCGCAAGAAGACTGGTAGGAGGTTCGGCAGAGGTGGCAGAGGCGGCAGAGGTGGCAGAGGCGGCAGAGGCGGCAGAGGAGGCAGGGGTGGCAGAGATTGTAGAGGGAGCGACAGCGATGGTGACGAGGGTGGCAAAGGCAAGGGAGGCAAGGGTGGAAAGGGTGGCAGGGGCAGTGATGATTAG